The Mytilus trossulus isolate FHL-02 chromosome 13, PNRI_Mtr1.1.1.hap1, whole genome shotgun sequence genome has a segment encoding these proteins:
- the LOC134695023 gene encoding hemicentin-1-like isoform X1, with product MDISVFHLILIYVISEVETENGGQISLKVKPLDGTAVYGDVSYTIECTITGTQATTWSWSKSSITSTSGNTAVLSSRSKYSIVIYPNATDLTIYNIVEEDEQDYFCQATINIGTGLKFQTKSRLIVNGGFLTITMSPAKADVLQGQSQLISCFVTGEPVASDIRWYFTPTNSEQRQLLYTGNTAKYSGGNTQNPSLTVLNFQSSDSGKYGCSASNAVGTSTRSYSVLRFISDLNLTASLTPYSAIVGDSKVTMTCTINGEPPAIGWDWTKTQVDRGSAEIIAQGTNNAKRQIMTSATNPNLNIFSITEKDEGIYNCRANNGRRHFISNPVNLKVLEASIRTAPGEPETSSHVEFQIGMTVKLSCSSTGANPPPSVIWLKDDIVITSGTNTSTSGNITITTLTFTTTANDDHEVYECQVDNGFLKRPLVKTTYLTLKPSINAPGQPEITGSHQYHLGNTVRMICRSTGGNPLPTLNWLRNDNVITNGISSSSNNSITTSTLTFTAGLEDHLSVFECQADNGVLKKPLATTTYVAVYFTPTVPILTGPTNLISGSSGKWTCSSLHGYPAPTISIRIQDRHYTNEFVVVQSYDVIDRSYIVSGTLDVVPLSDKSGQNICCDVSHLLNNKEPQSVCLQLTIEDKEDKNLIIYVVIGLVAILLLFIIIMAVLCNNRNGRSQNRNCDRYGEELDDNRQGMHNNRQGMHDNRQGMHDNRQGMHDNRQGMDDNRPGMDDNRQGMHDDRQGMHDDDNSEDHYTWVFVNNTELNSISGNSVRSIP from the exons TTATTTCGGAGGTTGAAACAGAAAACGGAG GTCAGATATCATTAAAAGTGAAACCCTTAGATGGAACTGCGGTTTACGGAGATGTGTCCTACACCATAGAGTGTACAATAACTGGAACCCAGGCTACAACATGGTCGTGGTCAAAGAGCTCAATCACTAGTACTAGTGGTAACACAGCGGTACTATCTAGTAGAAGCAAATATAGCATAGTAATATATCCAAATGCTACGGATTTAACTATATATAACATTGTAGAGGAGGATGAGCAGGACTATTTCTGTCAAGCGACAATAAATATTGGTACAGGGTTAAAATTCCAGACGAAATCAAGGCTTATTGTCAATGGAG GTTTCTTAACTATTACTATGTCTCCTGCTAAGGCTGATGTTCTCCAGGGACAATCTCAATTAATCTCATGTTTCGTTACCGGGGAACCAGTAGCCTCAGACATAAGATGGTATTTTACACCAACTAATTCTGAGCAACGGCAATTATTATACACAGGCAATACAGCGAAGTATTCTGGCGGTAACACTCAGAACCCTTCTTTAACAGTACTGAACTTCCAATCTTCTGATAGTGGTAAATATGGCTGTTCTGCTTCAAATGCTGTTGGAACAAGTACCCGTTCATATAGTGTTCTTAGATTCATTA GTGACCTAAATTTAACAGCATCGTTGACACCATATTCAGCTATAGTAGGTGATTCCAAGGTCACTATGACGTGTACAATAAATGGCGAACCACCAGCAATTGGATGGGACTGGACAAAAACGCAAGTTGATAGAGGCAGCGCTGAAATAATAGCTCAGGGGACAAATAAtgcaaaaagacaaataatgaCATCTGCAACCAAcccaaatttaaatatattcagCATTACAGAAAAGGATGAGGGTATTTATAATTGCCGAGCGAACAATGGAAGACGGCACTTTATAAGTAACCCTGTCAATCTTAAAGTTCTAGAAG CTTCTATCAGGACAGCCCCAGGTGAACCGGAAACAAGTAGTCATGTAGAATTTCAGATAGGAATGACTGTTAAACTTTCATGCAGTTCTACCGGAGCAAACCCCCCACCATCAGTAATATGGTTGAAAGATGATATTGTAATAACGTCTGGTACTAATACATCTACTAGTGGTAATATAACAATAACGACATTGACTTTTACAACAACTGCCAATGATGATCATGAGGTATATGAATGTCAGGTCGATAATGGATTCCTTAAGAGACCACTAGTAAAGACGACATATCTCACCCTTAAAC ctTCGATCAACGCTCCAGGTCAACCAGAAATAACAGGTTCACATCAATATCACTTAGGAAATACTGTAAGAATGATATGCCGTTCTACGGGAGGAAATCCTTTACCAACATTAAATTGGCTGAGAAATGACAATGTCATTACAAATGGTATAAGCAGTTCttcaaacaatagtataacaacGTCAACTTTAACATTTACTGCTGGTTTGGAAGACCACCTCTCAGTGTTTGAATGTCAGGCGGATAACGGCGTATTGAAAAAACCACTTGCAACGACAACATATGTTGCAGTATATT TTACGCCAACGGTCCCAATATTGACCGGACCTACCAACCTGATATCTGGTTCCTCTGGAAAATGGACTTGTTCATCATTGCATGGATATCCTGCACCAACCATTTCAATTAGGATCCAGGACCGACATTACACAAACGAGTTTGTTGTTGTACAGTCTTATGATGTTATTGATAGAAGTTATATAGTATCTGGAACATTAGACGTGGTTCCATTATCTGACAAAAGTggacaaaatatatgttgtgatgttagtCATCTGTTAAATAACAAAGAACCTCAATCAGTTTGCTTGCAGTTGACCATTGAAg ATAAAGAAGATAAGAACTTAATAATATACGTCGTGATTGGGTTGGTTGCAATTTTGCTGCTCTTCATAATAATCATGGCAGTACTTTGTAACAACAGAAATG gaagATCTCAAAATCGAAATTGTGATAG ATATGGTGAGGAATTAGATGACAACAGACAAGGGATGCATAACAACAGACAAGGGATGCATGACAACAGACAAGGGATGCATGACAACAGACAAGGAATGCATGACAACAGACAAGGGATGGATGACAACAGACCAGGGATGGATGACAACAGACAAGGGATGCATGACGACAGACAAGGGATGCATGACGATGACAATTCAGAAGACCATTACACATGGGTATTTGTAAATAACACTGAATTAAATTCAATAAGCGGAAACTCTGTAAGATCAATACCGTAG
- the LOC134695023 gene encoding hemicentin-1-like isoform X2: MDISVFHLILIYVISEVETENGGQISLKVKPLDGTAVYGDVSYTIECTITGTQATTWSWSKSSITSTSGNTAVLSSRSKYSIVIYPNATDLTIYNIVEEDEQDYFCQATINIGTGLKFQTKSRLIVNGGFLTITMSPAKADVLQGQSQLISCFVTGEPVASDIRWYFTPTNSEQRQLLYTGNTAKYSGGNTQNPSLTVLNFQSSDSGKYGCSASNAVGTSTRSYSVLRFISDLNLTASLTPYSAIVGDSKVTMTCTINGEPPAIGWDWTKTQVDRGSAEIIAQGTNNAKRQIMTSATNPNLNIFSITEKDEGIYNCRANNGRRHFISNPVNLKVLEASIRTAPGEPETSSHVEFQIGMTVKLSCSSTGANPPPSVIWLKDDIVITSGTNTSTSGNITITTLTFTTTANDDHEVYECQVDNGFLKRPLVKTTYLTLKPSINAPGQPEITGSHQYHLGNTVRMICRSTGGNPLPTLNWLRNDNVITNGISSSSNNSITTSTLTFTAGLEDHLSVFECQADNGVLKKPLATTTYVAVYFTPTVPILTGPTNLISGSSGKWTCSSLHGYPAPTISIRIQDRHYTNEFVVVQSYDVIDRSYIVSGTLDVVPLSDKSGQNICCDVSHLLNNKEPQSVCLQLTIEGRSQNRNCDRYGEELDDNRQGMHNNRQGMHDNRQGMHDNRQGMHDNRQGMDDNRPGMDDNRQGMHDDRQGMHDDDNSEDHYTWVFVNNTELNSISGNSVRSIP; encoded by the exons TTATTTCGGAGGTTGAAACAGAAAACGGAG GTCAGATATCATTAAAAGTGAAACCCTTAGATGGAACTGCGGTTTACGGAGATGTGTCCTACACCATAGAGTGTACAATAACTGGAACCCAGGCTACAACATGGTCGTGGTCAAAGAGCTCAATCACTAGTACTAGTGGTAACACAGCGGTACTATCTAGTAGAAGCAAATATAGCATAGTAATATATCCAAATGCTACGGATTTAACTATATATAACATTGTAGAGGAGGATGAGCAGGACTATTTCTGTCAAGCGACAATAAATATTGGTACAGGGTTAAAATTCCAGACGAAATCAAGGCTTATTGTCAATGGAG GTTTCTTAACTATTACTATGTCTCCTGCTAAGGCTGATGTTCTCCAGGGACAATCTCAATTAATCTCATGTTTCGTTACCGGGGAACCAGTAGCCTCAGACATAAGATGGTATTTTACACCAACTAATTCTGAGCAACGGCAATTATTATACACAGGCAATACAGCGAAGTATTCTGGCGGTAACACTCAGAACCCTTCTTTAACAGTACTGAACTTCCAATCTTCTGATAGTGGTAAATATGGCTGTTCTGCTTCAAATGCTGTTGGAACAAGTACCCGTTCATATAGTGTTCTTAGATTCATTA GTGACCTAAATTTAACAGCATCGTTGACACCATATTCAGCTATAGTAGGTGATTCCAAGGTCACTATGACGTGTACAATAAATGGCGAACCACCAGCAATTGGATGGGACTGGACAAAAACGCAAGTTGATAGAGGCAGCGCTGAAATAATAGCTCAGGGGACAAATAAtgcaaaaagacaaataatgaCATCTGCAACCAAcccaaatttaaatatattcagCATTACAGAAAAGGATGAGGGTATTTATAATTGCCGAGCGAACAATGGAAGACGGCACTTTATAAGTAACCCTGTCAATCTTAAAGTTCTAGAAG CTTCTATCAGGACAGCCCCAGGTGAACCGGAAACAAGTAGTCATGTAGAATTTCAGATAGGAATGACTGTTAAACTTTCATGCAGTTCTACCGGAGCAAACCCCCCACCATCAGTAATATGGTTGAAAGATGATATTGTAATAACGTCTGGTACTAATACATCTACTAGTGGTAATATAACAATAACGACATTGACTTTTACAACAACTGCCAATGATGATCATGAGGTATATGAATGTCAGGTCGATAATGGATTCCTTAAGAGACCACTAGTAAAGACGACATATCTCACCCTTAAAC ctTCGATCAACGCTCCAGGTCAACCAGAAATAACAGGTTCACATCAATATCACTTAGGAAATACTGTAAGAATGATATGCCGTTCTACGGGAGGAAATCCTTTACCAACATTAAATTGGCTGAGAAATGACAATGTCATTACAAATGGTATAAGCAGTTCttcaaacaatagtataacaacGTCAACTTTAACATTTACTGCTGGTTTGGAAGACCACCTCTCAGTGTTTGAATGTCAGGCGGATAACGGCGTATTGAAAAAACCACTTGCAACGACAACATATGTTGCAGTATATT TTACGCCAACGGTCCCAATATTGACCGGACCTACCAACCTGATATCTGGTTCCTCTGGAAAATGGACTTGTTCATCATTGCATGGATATCCTGCACCAACCATTTCAATTAGGATCCAGGACCGACATTACACAAACGAGTTTGTTGTTGTACAGTCTTATGATGTTATTGATAGAAGTTATATAGTATCTGGAACATTAGACGTGGTTCCATTATCTGACAAAAGTggacaaaatatatgttgtgatgttagtCATCTGTTAAATAACAAAGAACCTCAATCAGTTTGCTTGCAGTTGACCATTGAAg gaagATCTCAAAATCGAAATTGTGATAG ATATGGTGAGGAATTAGATGACAACAGACAAGGGATGCATAACAACAGACAAGGGATGCATGACAACAGACAAGGGATGCATGACAACAGACAAGGAATGCATGACAACAGACAAGGGATGGATGACAACAGACCAGGGATGGATGACAACAGACAAGGGATGCATGACGACAGACAAGGGATGCATGACGATGACAATTCAGAAGACCATTACACATGGGTATTTGTAAATAACACTGAATTAAATTCAATAAGCGGAAACTCTGTAAGATCAATACCGTAG